ATCTTCGTTTCAAGTCTTTTGACACTCTGTTGACATGTGCTGACGAGTTGGAGAAGGAAGACCAGACGGTTGAATCTTCTCTCAAAAGAGCCAGGCAGTTGGCCGTAGATATTAATCCATCCGTCGAGTTAAAGGTACATTACGACGGTAGACAGTATTCGCTTTCTAGTTATGTAAGCAAATTTGTTTGGGATGACCGCAAGTTTCCTAAGTACTTACCAATTAGTGAAAACCTAAAAAATCTATCGCAGTTGGTTCACAAGTTGATGGACGACTTGATTCTCAAGTCTGTTGCCTACAACGAGTTAAAGTACAAACGCAACAGTATCAACAGTAACAGTGACGGTAATATTCAGTTCAGGGACCTTGTGTATGTAATTACTCCCGATGTAGTTGAGAGTAACGATGATTTCATGGAGACCAATCACTTGACAACAGTCGTAGTATACGTCCCAATTAGCTCACAGGATGACTTCCTCAACACTTACATGACCTTCAGTGATAACATCGTACCAAATTCCGCAAAACACATCAACTTACCCAAATCCACTAAGTTAGATGCTATCTATCTATATATCCTCAATTACagattatactattatcatatcataaataagttaattttcTCTTCTATAATGATTAAATTACTCTTTAAATACTTTTACACTTAAAATATACTGAATAATTGCAAAATGAgtataaattgttaagCTGAAAATGTTTAGAACTGGAGGGATAATGCTGTGGCGTGTCGTGCTATTTAAATCGAGTGTTGAGAAGTTTATTGAGTCATGTAAATCGAACGGGTACAACGCGAATAAGTTTGTGTATTCTGAGGATCGTTACAGGCAACTGCTGGAGGAGCAGTCACGACTGGAGACTGACGCACAGCGTCAACAAGCTTTCCTCTCCCGAATCTATGATGTAGCTCATTCTGacattttcatttattgGGTACACCTCAAGGCCATGAGGGTATTCTGCGAAAGTGTTTTGAAGTTCGGACTACCCGTCCAGTTTGCGTCTCTATTTATATTTCCTGTCAGTTCAAAACAGGAACAATTGCATAAGATTTTGTATGAAATGATTCCAAAATACTCAAATTCGGAACAGAATACAGGTAATGTGTCAGTTCCTGGGGAACATCTTGTTTCAGTCTTCTCATACTACTTCTTAactttattcattttttaattctcCAGTCAGTTATATACTACaaacactaatttacacattttttgtaatttgTATTACAGAGACAAAGGAGAAGGAATACGAAAAATGTACTGATACTTCATTTTTACCATATGTTTTcttatcatttaaaatttcttaATTTCTTCACAACATCTTCCATTTATCCCTTCTACccttattattattggtattattatatcgtatattttatcactatagtacaatattaatattattgtgtaaggttgtgtaaatttatatggGATTCCAGTAGTATACAGTATAAATcaaattagtatatataataatgataaaaaatatatgtaATATAGGATTAGCTAAAGAATCttacaatttatttcaaaaaCGTTACTTGGTTCGTATTGTAGAGTCGGCCGACGACTACAAGGCTACAATACTTCAGGATAAATTAGTACTGGCTAAGTTTAGTGCGAGTTGGTGTAAACCTTGTCAGAAGGCCAAGCCGGTGGTTGAAGAGCTCAGCAACGAGCTTCCTCACCTCAACTTTATCGACGTCGATGTTGACAACCTTCCACAGATTGCTGATGAAGAAGGAGTAAAAACCATCCCATTTTTcaagttatttaaaaatgggaAGCTATTAGATGAAATTACAGGTAATGTCGTATCCTTCCTTACTTTTAACATCAATTACTTATCaagatattattttacatttttaaaataattatttatactccCTACACTTGTAAAAGGCCAATTTACAACTAATATTTCTGGATATTGGATAAAATAGGCTTAATTGCCTGAAACTTAGGAAAGCACACAATTTGCCAAATTATTGGCAATTGGTGTAATTTCTTTCCACAACAACCCTCAAAACTAtatatgttatttttatatagtgtataataatatgtgtaataatatatgtatTGTTGTAGGTTGCGATAAAGCTCAGTTGAAAgatttaatattgaaaCATAATAATTCTTAATATTACATCTCTTTTTGTTCTcactatttttattattaccattgttattattattagtagTTTTAGTATAGttttactataatattgtCTATCAATACGTCGGTGCCTGACATGAgataatttagtgttaatttatttttgattttaCTAGACAATTTATCaatgaattaaataaataaagttatgggaattttacataaatattacCTTGAAGGGGATGATATTTACGAGTATTTTTTGTctattacattacattatttttttacctCTATAATTTCAATTACCTTGATTTTTCTTAGATGTATTGATTGCGGAAGTCATTTAACAACCTCCAAAGAATTAGTTTCTACCAGTTTTAGAGGCAGAACGGGTGTAGCATGGCTCTTTACCAGGTATTCCGCTCTGTTCAGGCAATTTTTGTTGCTATTTCATTACTTCCTTCATA
Above is a window of Theileria parva strain Muguga chromosome 2, complete sequence, whole genome shotgun sequence DNA encoding:
- the trx1 gene encoding Thioredoxin-1, with translation MIKNICNIGLAKESYNLFQKRYLVRIVESADDYKATILQDKLVLAKFSASWCKPCQKAKPVVEELSNELPHLNFIDVDVDNLPQIADEEGVKTIPFFKLFKNGKLLDEITGCDKAQLKDLILKHNNS
- the atp6v1c1a gene encoding V-ATPase subunit C family protein, whose translation is MKKESIYDCWLLSNSIRNSTSSDELYTLLKKHLMKHNTIHDIGMFNVPFDLRFKSFDTLLTCADELEKEDQTVESSLKRARQLAVDINPSVELKVHYDGRQYSLSSYVSKFVWDDRKFPKYLPISENLKNLSQLVHKLMDDLILKSVAYNELKYKRNSINSNSDGNIQFRDLVYVITPDVVESNDDFMETNHLTTVVVYVPISSQDDFLNTYMTFSDNIVPNSAKHINLPKSTKTGGIMLWRVVLFKSSVEKFIESCKSNGYNANKFVYSEDRYRQLLEEQSRLETDAQRQQAFLSRIYDVAHSDIFIYWVHLKAMRVFCESVLKFGLPVQFASLFIFPVSSKQEQLHKILYEMIPKYSNSEQNTETKEKEYEKCTDTSFLPYVFLSFKIS